Within the Stenotrophomonas sp. 610A2 genome, the region CGTTCATGGACGAAGCAGGCATCGAAGCGCGCGGCATCGCCCCGGTACAGCCTGCCCTGCAGGCTATTGCCGGCATCGCCGACAAGCCAGCATTGGCAAAGGCGCTGGGCGCCAGCATGCGCGCCGACGTCGACCTGCTCAATGCCACCAACTTCTATACCCCGCACCTGTTCGGCGTCTGGGTGTCGGTGGATCTGCTGCAGCCGGACCGCAACGCGCCCTACTTGGTGCAGGGTGGCCTTGGCATGCCGGACCGCGATTTCTACCTGCAGGACGGCCGCATGGCCGAGCTGCGTGGCGCCTACCAGGCCTATGTGGCCAAGCTGCTTGAGCTGTCCGGCGACAAGGACGCGGCTGCCAAGGCGGCGCGCATCGTCGCGCTGGAAACCAAGATCGCCCGTGCCCACGCTACCCAGGAAGAAACCAACGACGTGCAGAAGGGCGCCAACGCCTGGAAGCAGACCGATCTGGCCGGCAAGGCACCGGGCATGGATTGGAATGCCTTCCTGGACGGTGCCAAGCTCAGCGCGCAGCAGGATTTCATCGTCTGGCAGCCCAAGGCAGTAGCCGGCCTGTCCAAGCTGGTCGCCAGCGAGCCGCTGGATGTATGGAAGGACTACATGGCGTTCCACGCGCTGGATGAGGCCGCTGCCTACCTGCCGAAGGCTTTCGCCGATGCCAGCTTCGCCTTCCACGGCACCACCATGAGCGGCACGCCGCAGCAGAGCGATCGCTGGAAGCGCGCGGTCGCCGACACCAATGGCGCGATCGGCGAGGCGGTCGGCAAGATCTACGTCGAGCGCCACTTCGACGCCAATACCAAGGCGCGTGCCGACGAGATGGCCAAGAACATCATCGCCGCCTTCGCCAAGCGCATCGACGCGCTGGAATGGATGTCGCCGGAAACCAAGGCGCACGCCAAGGCCAAGGTCGCCGGGCTCAAGGTGGACATGGGTTACCCGAGCAAGTGGCGTGACTACAGCGCGTTGGAAGTGAAGCGTGACGATGCGCTGGGCAATGCCGAACGCGCCTCGTTGTTCGAATACCAGCGCAACATCGCCAAGCTCGGCCAGCCGGTCGACCACAGCGAATGGGCGATGCTGCCGCAGACCATCAACGCGATGAACGTGCCGCTGGAAAACCGCCTGGTGTTCCCGGCGGCAATCCTGCAACCGCCGTTCTTCGATGGTGCCGCTGATGATGCGATCAACTACGGCGCCATCGGTGCGGTGATCGGCCATGAGATCAGCCACGGCTTCGATAATGCAGGCGCGCTGTTCGATGAAACCGGCAAGCTGCACAACTGGTGGACGGCGGAGGATCTGAAGAAATTCAATGCCGCCGGCGACGCGCTGGCGATGCAGTTCGACAGCTACGAGCCGTTCCCCGGCGTGCACGTCAATGGCCGCCTGACGCTGGGCGAGAACATCGCCGACGTCGCTGGTCTTGGTACTGCTTACGACGCGTATCGGTTGTCGCTACAGG harbors:
- a CDS encoding M13 family metallopeptidase produces the protein MALQRSLLVLAIGAALTLSGCAKDASAPAADTSATSKPAATAAKPQLGSFGFDADGMDRSIAAGDNFFDFANGQWVQRTEIPADRSNYGSFNVIAEKTLADTRAIMEEAGKADAGEVRKIGDYYAAFMDEAGIEARGIAPVQPALQAIAGIADKPALAKALGASMRADVDLLNATNFYTPHLFGVWVSVDLLQPDRNAPYLVQGGLGMPDRDFYLQDGRMAELRGAYQAYVAKLLELSGDKDAAAKAARIVALETKIARAHATQEETNDVQKGANAWKQTDLAGKAPGMDWNAFLDGAKLSAQQDFIVWQPKAVAGLSKLVASEPLDVWKDYMAFHALDEAAAYLPKAFADASFAFHGTTMSGTPQQSDRWKRAVADTNGAIGEAVGKIYVERHFDANTKARADEMAKNIIAAFAKRIDALEWMSPETKAHAKAKVAGLKVDMGYPSKWRDYSALEVKRDDALGNAERASLFEYQRNIAKLGQPVDHSEWAMLPQTINAMNVPLENRLVFPAAILQPPFFDGAADDAINYGAIGAVIGHEISHGFDNAGALFDETGKLHNWWTAEDLKKFNAAGDALAMQFDSYEPFPGVHVNGRLTLGENIADVAGLGTAYDAYRLSLQGKQEQTLEGFTPDQRFFLGFAQAWRSKAREQALRNSLLTNVHAPGQFRALTVRNVDAWYPAFEVKEGQKLYLAPEKRVKVW